The [Actinobacillus] rossii genome contains a region encoding:
- the coaD gene encoding phosphopantetheine adenylyltransferase yields MTTVIYPGTFDPITNGHLDIIERSAKLFDNVIIAVAASPSKKPLFDLEERVQLVEKSCARLANVRVIGFSDLLANVVNKLEITAIIRGMRTTMDFEYELQLAHLNRTLTQGVESLFLPTTEQWSYVSSTIVREIFLHGGDVSQFVPQVVLDGLSQKK; encoded by the coding sequence ATGACCACAGTCATTTACCCCGGCACATTCGACCCCATTACCAACGGGCATTTAGATATCATTGAACGCAGCGCAAAATTATTCGACAACGTGATTATTGCCGTTGCTGCCAGCCCAAGCAAAAAGCCCCTATTCGATTTGGAAGAACGCGTTCAATTAGTGGAAAAATCCTGCGCGCGCTTAGCCAATGTCCGCGTCATTGGTTTTTCTGACTTACTCGCCAATGTGGTTAACAAATTAGAAATTACCGCCATTATCCGCGGAATGCGTACCACAATGGACTTTGAATATGAACTTCAACTTGCCCATTTAAACCGCACGCTTACCCAAGGCGTTGAAAGCTTATTTTTACCCACCACCGAACAATGGTCTTACGTTTCCTCCACCATTGTGCGCGAAATTTTCTTGCACGGCGGCGATGTGAGCCAGTTTGTACCACAGGTAGTATTGGACGGATTATCTCAGAAAAAATAA
- the tpiA gene encoding triosephosphate isomerase, protein MAARKPLVMGNWKLNGSKAFTKELIAGLKAELAGVNGCDVAIAPPVMYLAEAEAALAGSQIALGSQNVDVNVQGAFTGDISTAMLKDFGAKYIIIGHSERRTYHKESDEFVAKKFGALKEAGLVPVLCIGESEAENEAGKTEEVCARQIDAVINALGVEAFNGAVIAYEPIWAIGTGKSATPAQAQAVHAFIRGHIAAKSQAVADQVIIQYGGSVNDANAAELFTQPDIDGALVGGASLKAPAFAVIVKAAAAAKA, encoded by the coding sequence ATGGCAGCTCGTAAACCTTTAGTCATGGGTAACTGGAAATTAAACGGTAGTAAAGCATTTACAAAAGAATTAATCGCTGGTTTAAAAGCGGAATTAGCTGGTGTTAACGGTTGTGACGTTGCAATTGCGCCACCTGTAATGTATCTTGCAGAAGCTGAAGCGGCACTTGCTGGTAGCCAAATTGCCTTAGGTTCACAAAACGTAGATGTGAATGTACAAGGCGCATTTACGGGTGATATTTCAACGGCGATGTTAAAAGATTTCGGTGCTAAATATATCATCATTGGTCACTCTGAACGTCGCACTTATCATAAAGAAAGTGACGAGTTTGTAGCGAAAAAATTTGGCGCATTAAAAGAAGCAGGCTTAGTGCCAGTATTATGTATCGGTGAATCTGAAGCGGAAAATGAAGCGGGTAAAACTGAAGAAGTTTGTGCACGTCAAATTGATGCCGTGATCAATGCATTAGGCGTTGAAGCATTCAACGGTGCAGTTATCGCATACGAACCAATTTGGGCAATCGGTACAGGCAAATCTGCAACCCCTGCACAAGCACAAGCCGTTCACGCGTTCATCCGTGGTCATATCGCAGCAAAATCACAAGCAGTCGCGGATCAAGTTATCATCCAATACGGTGGTTCTGTGAATGACGCTAACGCAGCAGAATTATTCACACAACCAGACATCGATGGCGCATTAGTAGGCGGTGCATCATTAAAAGCCCCTGCATTTGCAGTGATTGTGAAAGCAGCGGCAGCCGCGAAAGCATAA
- the kdkA gene encoding 3-deoxy-D-manno-octulosonic-acid kinase translates to MLEIQDKNCFYLFNFDEPKVDQVRFFSPTFWQAQHRILGSAKGRGTTWFIQSQDLFGVNTALRHYYRGGLYGKLNRDRYYFSKLEQTRSFAEFRLLERLYQAGLNVPKPIAAKVEKIGFCCYRADILTEKVENARDLTALLQQEVLPKFLWQNIGRMIRKMHDLGICHTDLNAHNILVQQNDNEQKVWLLDFDKCGEKSSNSWKQGNLERLKRSFLKEVERMGIEFNDENWGWLLDGYNS, encoded by the coding sequence ATGCTTGAAATTCAAGATAAAAATTGTTTTTACTTATTTAATTTTGACGAACCTAAAGTCGATCAAGTGCGGTTCTTTTCGCCAACATTTTGGCAGGCACAACATCGTATTTTAGGTTCCGCCAAAGGACGTGGAACAACCTGGTTTATTCAATCACAAGATCTGTTTGGAGTAAACACTGCGTTGCGTCATTACTATCGTGGCGGTTTATACGGCAAATTAAATCGGGATCGTTATTATTTTTCTAAACTTGAGCAGACGCGTAGCTTTGCCGAATTTCGTTTGCTTGAACGCTTGTATCAAGCTGGCTTGAATGTGCCTAAACCCATTGCGGCAAAAGTAGAAAAAATAGGGTTTTGTTGCTATCGTGCGGATATTTTAACGGAAAAGGTCGAAAATGCTCGCGATTTAACCGCACTTTTGCAACAGGAAGTCTTGCCGAAATTCCTTTGGCAAAATATTGGTAGAATGATCCGAAAAATGCACGATTTAGGTATTTGTCACACAGATTTAAATGCCCATAATATTTTGGTTCAACAGAATGATAATGAGCAAAAAGTTTGGCTATTGGATTTCGACAAGTGCGGTGAAAAATCGAGCAATTCTTGGAAACAAGGCAATCTTGAACGTTTAAAACGTTCCTTTTTGAAGGAAGTAGAACGTATGGGGATTGAGTTTAATGATGAAAATTGGGGTTGGTTGTTGGACGGATATAACAGTTAG
- the rfaQ gene encoding glycosyl transferase family protein, with product MTPLFNPQNPPKSLCILRLSAIGDVTHALAVVQEIQRFYPECQITWIVGKAEFALLSAVTDLNLVAYDKKAGFKGMLALWKQLSNQHFDALLNMQTAVRASLLSLGIKAKYKIGFGEKRAREGQAFFVNQRVQDPENPHVMDGFMAFAEKIGVPAFIPKWSLKLPENILQKLNLPNQYVLISPCSSKAEKDWLIERYAEVANYLNAQGHNVVLCGSPVAREMEICQKITVLCPFDVINLCGKTRLDELCAVIKNADLVIAPDSGPAHIATMVGTPVIGLYAYHNPWRTGPYHNLNNVVSVYEQNALKEFGKPSSALPWATKLKGKNLMAQIEVKEVLAQISLILPSIK from the coding sequence ATGACGCCTTTATTTAACCCACAAAATCCCCCGAAATCCCTTTGTATTCTGCGCCTATCTGCCATTGGTGATGTCACCCATGCCTTGGCTGTGGTGCAAGAAATTCAGCGTTTTTACCCTGAATGTCAAATAACTTGGATTGTGGGCAAAGCAGAATTTGCGCTTTTATCGGCGGTCACAGATTTGAATTTGGTGGCTTACGATAAAAAAGCAGGATTTAAGGGAATGTTGGCATTATGGAAACAGCTGTCAAATCAACATTTTGATGCGTTATTAAATATGCAGACCGCCGTGCGCGCCTCTTTGCTTTCTTTGGGAATTAAAGCGAAATATAAAATTGGTTTTGGCGAAAAACGCGCTCGCGAAGGGCAAGCTTTTTTTGTCAACCAACGGGTTCAAGATCCCGAAAATCCGCACGTGATGGACGGTTTTATGGCTTTTGCGGAAAAAATTGGAGTCCCTGCGTTTATCCCTAAATGGTCACTCAAGTTGCCTGAAAATATTCTACAAAAATTAAATTTACCAAATCAATACGTGCTGATTTCCCCTTGTTCAAGCAAAGCGGAAAAAGATTGGTTAATAGAACGTTATGCCGAAGTGGCAAATTATCTCAATGCACAAGGGCATAATGTGGTGCTTTGCGGCTCGCCTGTGGCGCGAGAAATGGAAATTTGTCAAAAAATCACCGTACTTTGCCCGTTTGATGTGATCAATTTATGTGGAAAAACCCGTTTAGACGAGCTTTGTGCGGTGATAAAAAATGCAGACTTGGTTATCGCGCCAGATAGTGGTCCGGCTCATATTGCAACAATGGTTGGCACGCCTGTTATCGGGCTTTACGCCTATCACAACCCTTGGCGTACAGGCCCTTATCACAATCTCAATAACGTGGTTTCGGTTTATGAACAAAATGCGTTGAAAGAATTTGGCAAACCGTCTTCGGCATTGCCTTGGGCAACGAAACTCAAAGGCAAAAATTTAATGGCGCAAATTGAAGTAAAAGAGGTGTTAGCGCAAATTTCTCTTATTTTGCCATCCATTAAATAA
- the waaA gene encoding 3-deoxy-D-manno-octulosonic-acid transferase, whose protein sequence is MWHLIYTLLMYILQPFILLFMLFRSLKAPKYRSRLKERYGFYGIMLAPKPQGVMVHAASVGEVIAATPLIKAIQAKYPELAITVTTMTPTGSERVKSAFGNRVTHVFLPYDLPCAVRRFIDFVQPKVCIVIETELWANLIHGLHQKQIPFIIANARLSERSARRYSKVKNCLREMLSKIELIAPQDDFSGARYQQIGYQGKLSLTGNIKYDLHISDELTQKITEFKATLGKRPIWIAASTHAGEEEIILKSHRTLLAIYPDLLLILVPRHPEHFNVAAELIEQYNFNYIRRSTGTFPEHQTQILLGDTMGELMLMYGVSDVAFVGGSLIKRGGHNPLEPLAFKCPVISGKHTFNFPEVFAKLKQVNGMIEIDANPTALSQAVQTCLENKTLREQLGNAGFSVLMENRGALQRLMDLLTPYLEKAL, encoded by the coding sequence ATGTGGCATTTAATTTATACTCTGTTAATGTACATTTTACAGCCGTTTATTTTGCTGTTTATGCTATTTCGTAGCCTAAAAGCCCCGAAATATCGCTCACGGTTGAAAGAACGCTATGGTTTTTATGGCATAATGTTGGCACCCAAACCGCAGGGCGTAATGGTCCACGCCGCCTCAGTCGGCGAAGTCATTGCCGCCACGCCATTAATTAAAGCCATTCAAGCAAAGTATCCCGAATTGGCGATTACCGTTACAACAATGACCCCCACAGGTTCTGAGCGTGTTAAATCTGCTTTTGGCAATCGTGTAACCCACGTATTTCTACCCTATGATTTACCTTGTGCCGTGCGCCGTTTTATTGATTTTGTGCAACCTAAAGTTTGTATTGTGATAGAAACCGAACTTTGGGCGAACTTAATTCATGGTTTACATCAGAAACAAATTCCCTTCATTATTGCCAACGCTCGCTTATCCGAGCGCTCAGCGCGCCGTTATAGTAAAGTAAAAAACTGCCTAAGGGAAATGCTCAGCAAAATTGAGTTAATCGCCCCACAAGATGACTTTAGTGGTGCGCGCTATCAGCAAATTGGCTATCAAGGCAAATTAAGTCTCACAGGTAATATCAAATACGATTTACATATCAGTGATGAATTAACACAAAAAATTACTGAATTTAAAGCAACACTTGGCAAGCGCCCGATTTGGATTGCCGCCAGTACGCACGCTGGCGAAGAAGAAATCATCTTAAAATCGCACCGCACTTTACTGGCTATCTATCCGGATTTATTGCTTATTTTAGTGCCACGTCATCCTGAACATTTCAATGTGGCGGCAGAACTGATTGAACAATATAACTTCAACTACATCCGCCGTTCTACAGGCACTTTTCCTGAGCACCAAACTCAAATCTTACTCGGCGATACTATGGGTGAATTGATGTTAATGTATGGTGTGTCCGATGTGGCATTTGTCGGCGGAAGTCTGATCAAACGTGGCGGGCATAATCCCCTTGAACCGCTGGCGTTTAAATGCCCTGTCATTAGCGGCAAGCACACCTTTAACTTCCCCGAAGTGTTTGCTAAATTAAAACAAGTGAATGGAATGATTGAAATTGACGCAAACCCAACCGCACTTTCGCAAGCTGTTCAAACTTGTTTAGAGAACAAAACCTTACGTGAACAACTTGGCAATGCCGGTTTTAGCGTATTAATGGAAAACCGCGGTGCATTACAACGTTTAATGGACTTATTAACACCTTATTTAGAGAAAGCATTATGA